In the genome of Deltaproteobacteria bacterium, one region contains:
- a CDS encoding AAA family ATPase gives MKAKSIFLTGPPRCGKSTLIEKMARRIKRPATGFFTREMREKGRRTGFSITTLDGKKGVLAHQNIKSRFKVGKYGVSLHDIEHIAVPSMTPSEPDEVVVVDEVGKMECFSSLFRETLVKVLDAQHPVIGSIAQKGDKFIEKIKARDDVLVVGVTENNRDSPEFFARLLSVIH, from the coding sequence GTGAAAGCCAAGAGCATTTTTTTGACCGGCCCCCCTCGATGTGGCAAATCGACCCTGATCGAGAAGATGGCGAGGCGGATCAAGAGGCCAGCGACTGGGTTTTTCACCCGTGAGATGAGAGAAAAGGGCAGGAGGACTGGATTTTCCATAACTACCCTTGATGGCAAAAAGGGTGTGCTTGCCCACCAAAACATAAAGAGCCGTTTCAAGGTGGGCAAATATGGCGTGAGCCTTCACGACATTGAACATATTGCGGTTCCATCGATGACGCCCTCTGAGCCTGATGAAGTTGTCGTGGTTGATGAAGTGGGAAAGATGGAGTGTTTCTCTTCGCTGTTCAGAGAGACATTGGTCAAGGTTCTCGATGCACAGCACCCTGTGATCGGCTCTATTGCTCAAAAAGGAGACAAATTCATAGAAAAAATCAAGGCCCGTGACGATGTCTTGGTAGTAGGCGTAACTGAAAATAACAGAGACTCGCCAGAGTTTTTTGCCCGGTTGTTGTCGGTGATTCATTAG